From a region of the Microterricola gilva genome:
- a CDS encoding LPXTG cell wall anchor domain-containing protein: MTTQTRERMPLRGRRAAAGVATSTMVGGVLLGALFGVALIGSAPSAAWAASDCDRDWSVTQSDGAPINSSTMFADALVAPGASLDGEFLVTTGRDIRGPLDLRAVRSDTAPALDAALERDIRITLSGSSRAVTMQLQELLDASDPVRVIDTLTPGAHSIGITVELPFGSTNATQFSELPFQLMVTVSDQQTVIGAAPAECIDLPSGGSGGSGGLASTGAQTAPMIAWAAALGGVGLAIVVASRRKRPERETEPQTRDS; the protein is encoded by the coding sequence ATGACCACACAGACGCGCGAGCGGATGCCGCTGCGCGGCCGTCGCGCGGCGGCCGGCGTCGCCACAAGCACGATGGTCGGCGGCGTGCTGCTCGGCGCGCTGTTCGGCGTCGCGCTGATCGGCTCGGCACCCAGTGCCGCCTGGGCCGCGAGCGACTGCGACCGCGACTGGTCCGTCACGCAGAGCGACGGTGCCCCGATCAACTCGTCCACGATGTTCGCGGACGCGCTGGTAGCCCCCGGAGCCAGCCTCGACGGCGAGTTCCTGGTGACGACGGGGCGCGACATCCGTGGCCCACTCGATCTGCGCGCCGTGCGCTCTGACACGGCGCCCGCCCTCGATGCGGCGCTCGAGCGTGACATCCGGATCACGCTGAGCGGATCGAGCCGGGCAGTGACCATGCAGTTGCAGGAGCTGCTCGACGCGAGCGACCCCGTGCGCGTGATCGACACACTCACGCCGGGGGCGCACAGCATCGGCATCACGGTGGAACTGCCGTTCGGCTCGACGAACGCGACGCAGTTCAGCGAGCTTCCGTTTCAGCTGATGGTGACGGTCTCCGATCAGCAGACGGTGATCGGCGCTGCGCCAGCCGAGTGCATCGACCTACCGAGCGGCGGATCCGGCGGATCCGGCGGCCTCGCGTCGACGGGAGCGCAGACCGCCCCGATGATCGCCTGGGCGGCCGCGCTCGGCGGCGTCGGATTGGCGATCGTGGTGGCCTCGCGCCGGAAGCGGCCTGAGCGTGAAACCGAGCCCCAGACACGAGACAGCTAA
- a CDS encoding signal peptidase I — MSETRESPTAGGVGAENSPEDGSADTSAAVKRFSRVPRWLRVVATVLTWIVIVASLAAITALVVVPRIAGASPYTILTGSMIPDMPPGTIVVVKPLPFDQIRQGDVITYQIESGKPMVVTHRVVGVDVVDGKTRLVTQGDANDAPDAESVREVQVKGVVWYHVPFIGFATTLIDDTSKGIAVRVLGGLLIAYALYVGASLLFKRKKVTR, encoded by the coding sequence ATGAGCGAGACACGCGAATCCCCCACCGCCGGTGGCGTCGGCGCGGAGAACAGCCCTGAAGACGGCAGCGCCGACACCAGCGCTGCCGTGAAACGGTTCAGTCGCGTGCCGCGCTGGCTCCGGGTCGTCGCCACGGTGCTCACCTGGATCGTGATCGTCGCGAGCCTCGCGGCAATCACCGCGCTCGTCGTCGTGCCGCGAATCGCGGGGGCCTCGCCCTACACAATCCTCACCGGATCGATGATTCCGGACATGCCGCCGGGCACGATCGTCGTCGTCAAGCCGCTGCCGTTCGATCAGATCCGCCAGGGCGATGTGATCACCTACCAGATCGAGTCGGGCAAGCCCATGGTCGTCACACATCGAGTCGTCGGCGTCGACGTCGTCGACGGAAAGACCCGTCTGGTGACGCAGGGCGATGCCAACGACGCCCCGGATGCCGAGTCCGTGCGCGAGGTGCAGGTGAAAGGTGTCGTCTGGTACCACGTGCCGTTCATCGGTTTCGCAACCACCCTGATCGACGACACGAGCAAGGGAATCGCGGTGCGGGTACTCGGCGGCCTCCTGATCGCCTACGCGCTGTACGTCGGGGCTTCTTTGCTGTTCAAACGCAAGAAAGTAACCCGTTAG
- the dcd gene encoding dCTP deaminase, with protein sequence MLLSDRDIKANLDAERIRMEPFAPEMIQPSSIDVRLDRYFRLFDNHKYPFIDPAEDQPELTHLIEVEPDEPFILHPGEFVLGSTFELVTLPDDIAARLEGKSSLGRLGLLTHSTAGFIDPGFSGHVTLELSNVATLPIKLWPGMKIGQMCFFQLSSPSEKPYGSAEYSSRYQGQRGPTASRSFQNFHRSEVADTTAGSLGG encoded by the coding sequence GTGCTTCTCTCAGACCGCGACATCAAGGCCAACCTCGACGCCGAGCGCATCCGCATGGAGCCCTTCGCGCCCGAGATGATCCAGCCATCGAGCATCGACGTGCGCCTCGACCGCTACTTCCGGCTGTTCGACAACCACAAGTACCCCTTCATCGACCCGGCAGAGGACCAGCCGGAGCTCACCCACCTCATCGAGGTCGAGCCCGACGAGCCCTTCATCCTGCACCCGGGCGAGTTCGTGCTCGGCTCCACCTTCGAGCTGGTGACCCTGCCGGATGACATCGCCGCCCGCCTCGAGGGCAAGAGCTCGCTCGGCCGACTCGGCCTGCTCACGCACTCGACGGCCGGATTCATCGATCCCGGCTTCAGCGGCCACGTCACCCTCGAGCTGAGCAACGTCGCGACGCTGCCGATCAAGCTCTGGCCCGGCATGAAGATCGGCCAGATGTGCTTCTTCCAGCTGTCGTCGCCGTCGGAGAAGCCCTACGGCTCGGCCGAGTACAGCTCCCGCTACCAGGGCCAGCGCGGCCCGACGGCGTCGCGCTCGTTCCAGAACTTCCACCGCAGCGAGGTCGCCGACACGACGGCCGGCAGCCTCGGCGGCTGA
- a CDS encoding alternate-type signal peptide domain-containing protein, producing MKKITKAAIAGTVGAALLVGGAGSLAFWTDTATGPQIDIQSGQLDLGTVGTGTWTIQQSAAGVSPAQAAAVTFAPASDKIVPGDVLTTTVSVPVTLDGKNIKAKFDVAVKALVAGNATATAADTALITALNTGGVKVTKINGTAVAAGTTSANLTAGATVPVEISVTFPWGTAGEFNGAMLGKVKFQADYTLTQIPVATP from the coding sequence ATGAAGAAGATCACAAAGGCCGCCATCGCCGGCACCGTCGGAGCAGCTCTGCTCGTCGGCGGAGCGGGTTCACTCGCATTCTGGACCGACACGGCCACCGGTCCCCAGATCGACATCCAGTCGGGCCAGCTCGACCTCGGCACCGTCGGCACCGGCACCTGGACCATTCAGCAGAGCGCGGCGGGTGTCTCCCCCGCCCAGGCTGCGGCGGTCACCTTCGCCCCGGCATCGGACAAGATCGTGCCTGGCGACGTTTTGACCACGACGGTCAGCGTCCCCGTCACGCTCGATGGCAAGAACATCAAGGCCAAGTTCGATGTCGCGGTCAAGGCGCTCGTGGCCGGCAACGCGACGGCCACCGCAGCGGACACGGCACTGATCACCGCGCTCAACACCGGTGGCGTCAAGGTCACCAAGATCAACGGCACCGCCGTCGCCGCCGGAACCACGTCGGCCAACCTCACCGCTGGCGCAACTGTTCCGGTTGAGATCTCGGTGACCTTCCCCTGGGGCACAGCGGGCGAGTTCAACGGTGCCATGCTCGGCAAGGTGAAGTTCCAGGCGGACTACACCCTGACCCAGATCCCGGTCGCCACGCCGTAG